Proteins from one Bufo gargarizans isolate SCDJY-AF-19 chromosome 8, ASM1485885v1, whole genome shotgun sequence genomic window:
- the SNN gene encoding stannin: MSIMDHNPTTGVVTVIVILIAIAALGALILGCWCYLRLQKLSQSEDEESIVGEGETKEPFLLVQYSAKGPRVEKKTKLTPNGTETHS; this comes from the coding sequence ATGTCTATAATGGACCATAACCCCACCACCGGCGTGGTTACAGTCATTGTTATCCTTATCGCCATTGCAGCCCTTGGTGCCTTAATTCTGGGTTGCTGGTGTTACCTTCGTTTGCAGAAGCTCAGCCAGTCGGAGGATGAGGAGAGCATTGTTGGAGAAGGAGAGACCAAAGAGCCTTTTCTCTTGGTTCAGTATTCTGCCAAAGGACCTCGGGTGGAGAAGAAAACCAAGCTGACACCGAATGGCACAGAGACACATAGCTAA